The Caldisericia bacterium genome segment ATTGCAACAGCATCAATCCTCTTCATCATTGTAGCTATAATAGAAGGTCTTATAATGTACAGAACAAAGATGAACTTTACCGCCGCTTCCATTATAGGAGTAATTCTACTGATACTTGCCATAGTTATAGGATTTAAATATCCATTCATTGTTATTCAAAGCAAGAAGGCTTGGTTTGTCATTCAGTTTGTCTACATAATAATTGCCGCATCACTTCCTGTATGGGTACTACTTCAGCCAAGAGACTATCTAAATGCATACATTCTCTGGTTTGGGCTTATAATTGGTGCTATCGCAGCTCTTGTTGCCTTTAAAGGATTCACATGGCCTGCAGTTACAGTATTCTCTCCTAACCTAATAAGTGGTCAACCTTCACCATTCTGGCCTACTGTTCCATTAATTATAGCTTGCGGAGCTCTGTCTGGTTTCCATTCAATAGTTGCTTCAGGAACAAGTTCAAAACAGCTGGATAATGAGTTAAGTGGACTTCTCGTTGGTTATGGAGGTATGTTCACAGAGGGATTCTTATCCACCATAGTTGTTCTCTCCATAGCTGCATTTGGAATGAGTGTTCTTAAAGAAGCAGGAGCAGACATGTCAAAACTTGCAACTCCTGCTCTTGTTGGAAAGTATGGATCAGGACAAATTGGAGCCACTGTTGGTAAGGTTGGATTATTCACCCATTCGTATGGAAAGCTTGTTGAATCAATAGGAATACCTTATAAAATTGGTGTAACATTCGCTGGACTCTGGGTTTCAGCATTTGTTCTTACAACTCTTGATACATCCAACAGACTTGCAAGGTTTGCATGGGGAGAAATATGGGAACCTGTTAAGAAGGCAAGTGAAGGTTTCTATAAGTTTATTGCAAATAAGTGGGTTGGATCAATCATCGCTGCAGGACTTGGATTGCTCCTTGTATGGGGAGGAACCCTTGGTTCCCTCTGGCCAGGATTTGCTGGAGCAAATCAGCTCCTCGCATCCATTGCAATGATTACAGCAGCGGTATGGGTTAGGAATGTGCAGAAGGCAAAAAAGGCCTGGCAGTATGCGGTTCTTATTCCAGCAGTATTCCTGTGGATTACAGTTACTGTAGCTTTAATATGGTATCTATTTGTTGCAGTTCCTGCAATCAAAGCAGCAACAACCAAGTATCCTGTGGCAATATTTACAATAATAATGATTATCCTCAACTTCATCCTTGTTGGGGATTTCATAGGAGCATTTAAGAGAGGACCAAAACCTGAAACAGAGGTGAAATAGAGATGAAAAAGCTCTCCGATCTCCTTAAAAGATTCTTTGGTGGTGTTGATAAAGGTTTAAGAGAAGCTTCAGTTTCTCTTATTGAAAAAGAATTGGAGGAAACAGAGAATATTTTCGCACTTCTAACAATGGGGTTTTTATCTGGAATTCCTTCTCCCCCAACCGGTCTTGTCTTAAGACTTTTTCCGTATATGCAGAGGGAAATATATGTGATGATGAAAAGAAGTAAAAACCTTGATGATGTCTTTGCAGAAACTGCAGGGACATTTGATATTGATTAGAGGAAAACAATGAAAACATACTTTTTCCTTGGAAAAGGGGGGGTTGGAAAGACTACTTTAGCCGCTTCCTTTGGTATAGGTAGTTCATTGGAGGATAAAAATGTACTTGTTGTATCCTTGGATCCAGCCCATAACCTTGGAGATGCATTTAACTTTACACTCTCCAATAAGATAAAAAAGATAAGTGATAATCTTTCAGCTGTTGAAGTGGATATAGAGAAGATGATAAAGGAATACCTAAATGAACTTGCATACAAAATGAAAAACACCTATAGATACCTCACCACATTAAATCTTGATAGATACTTTGATATTTTGAGACATTCTCCCGGAATTGAGGAATATGCAGTTCTTGAAGCCATAAAGAGATTCATAAAACTAAAGGAATTTGACACAATAGTATTTGACACACCTCCAACAGGAATAACAATAAGAGTTTTTGCAATGCCAAAACTCTCCCTTCTATGGACGGATAGGCTGATAAAAATGAGGAGGAAAATTCTTGATAGAAGAAGGATGATAGAGAATGTGAAGGGGAAATTTGAAGCTCAGATAGAAGATGAAACGGTGGTGCTTACATCCGATGAAAAGGAAGATAATATAATGCAGGAGTTAATTAGATACAGAAGCGAAATGGAAGATCTGAGAAACTTCTTCTCATCAGATAATACAACAGTTAATGTGGTAACAATGCCAGAGGAACTTGCCCTCTTTGAAACGAAAAGAATATCAGAGTCCCTTTCAGAATTTAAGATAAAGTTAAGAACTATATTTTTAAACAAGGTAATCCGGTGCAAAGAAGCTCCTGAAGGGATAAAAGGGAAGATAGAGGAGCAGGAAGAGGTTTTAAAGAAGATGAGAGAGGAATTCAAAGGGGTAGAAATAAAGGAAATTCCTCTCCTTGAACATTCGCCACGAGGCATTGAAGAACTAAAAGAGTTGTATAATAATTATTTGAGATGAGATATAAAGGAGATAGAGAAACTATAAGGAAAATAAAACGAATTCTATCCACAATTGAGGAACCTACAACGGGACTTGACTTAATAACAGGTGAGTTTATTGATGAAATAGAGATTGACTTCACAAGAATTATCATTCACATAAAAGATCTTTACCCCATGGCTTACCATCCATTTAATCTATTTCTCGCATCTTATATAACAAATACCTTAGCAAAAAAGATAGTGGAATCTTTAAATAAAGCAGGTTTTACAGAGGTTCTTGTTGTGGGTGGAAAGAGAGAGGAGAAGATTTTATGAGTCAATCCCAAATTATAGTTATTCTTGTTGTAATTGGAGGGATAATAACCCTCCAATTTTTTCAGGGAAGAAAGATTAACCTTCTCTTGATGAAAAAATATGTTCAGGGTTTTGAGAAGAACTTAAACATTAAAGATAAAACCTATGTCTGGATTGGAGGATACACTGGCTTTAGAGCTCACTACGAACTAAACGATAGCAGTATTAAAAAATTAGAATTAACCCTCACTCTTCTACCACGTCAGAGTCTTCTATACCTTCCAATATCACTTCTCACAAGAAAGCATGACAGGCTTTATATAGTCTTAAGATCAAAGGTAAAGATAAACACAGATGTTCATATAATTAAGAAACATTACTATTTCTTAGGCCCAGATATAGATGAGGCAAAAGAGCTTGAGAAAGGAGAAGTTGTGTTAGGTGATAGCAAGTTTATAACAATGTATAGAAAATTGAAGGATCTTGATAAACTGATGGATCTTACAAAAAAAACCTTCAATCCCAACAGATTAAGACACATTGCTCTTGTTAAAAGCACAAATGTTCTTTTTGCTCTTATCAAACCAGACCCAAATGAAACACCAATGGAAGTTAAAAAACTTGTAGAAAATTTTAAAACAACTGTAATTCATACCTAAAAGTGTATGAAAATTCCACATCAATTTGATTGGTATCGCTATTACTTTCATCTTTGGCTTTTATACGATAAAATTAATAATGAATGTCTTAAGATGAATTTGCTTGTGGAGTGAGAGAAAATTCTATCCTTTTAAAGGAGGTGATTTGGTTGGAATTTAAGTACTTAGGAAAATGTTCAGAGACCAGATGCAATCTCAAAAGTGACAGGCAAGGCTATCTTTCTTGATGATATCAAACTACCAGGAATGCTTTACGCTGCTATATTAACACCACCCTACGCCCATGCAAAGATTCTCTCCATTGATACATCTGAAGCAGAAAAATCTCCAGGGGTTGTCAAAGTAGTTACCGGGAAAGGTTGTAAGGTTGTTTATGGTGATTGTATAAGAGATCGTTACCCAATGGCAGTGGATAAGGTAAGATACATTGGGGAACCAGTAGCTGCAGTTATTGCAGAAAATCCCTATTATGCCAAACAAGCTGTAAAGAAGATAAAAGTTGAGTATGAGAAACTTCCTGTTTACACAGATGCCCTTGAAGCTATGAAAGAAGATGCTGTTCTCATCCATGAAAAAAACGGAGAATACTGGCATCTTCCATCATACAAACCTATACCAAAAACTAATATAGCCATGCACTATGAACTCAAGAAGGGGGATATAGAGAAAGGGTTTAAAGAGGCTGATGTAGTTGTTGAAGGAGAATTTATATATCCATTTGGTTCCTCTGCAGCAATAGAACCACATGGTACAATTGCCTGGTTTAAAGAGGATGGAACCATTGAGATCTGGTCTTCATCTATCTGCCCCTTCATAATAAGAGAGGATATTGCAAGGACATATGGAATACCAGTAGGAGATGTAAGAGTTCATACACCTGAGATTGGAGGATGTTTTGGCTATAAATCTGATGTAATTATTGAACAAACAGTAGCTTATATAGCAAGTTTTGTGCCAGGAAGACCTGTGAAGTGGGTTGCTTCTCGTAAGGAAGACTTCACAAGCACTGTTATTGGGCATGGTATGAGGATCAGAATGAAGATAGGTGCAAAGAAGGATGGAAAACTTGTAGCAATAAAATCCACAGTGTATCACTCCACTGGTGCATACGCTGACACAGGGGTAAACATTGCACAAGCTGCTGCTCACTCTTCAACAGGGCCATACGAGATTCCAAACTGTCATCTTGAGGCATACTCAGTTTATACAAACACACCGCCTGTAGGTGCTTACAGAGGTTACGGCTATCAGTATTCCCACTTTGCTCTTGAAAGACTTATGAATATCCTTGCGAGAAAACTCAATATGGATGAATTTGAGTTGAGAGAGAAGAACTATCTTAGTGAAGGTAAAGAAACAGCACTTGGAGAAAAGATATGGAAGACAAATGGTGATGTAAAGAAATGTGCAGATTTGGTTAAAAGGGCAATCACTTCAACTCCAAAGCCAAAAGAAGATGAAAGATATTATTATGGAAGAGGATTCGCAGCAGTTGTTAAGGGACCGAAAGGTGCAGCTAACTCTTCAAAGGGTTGCTACATGAAGTTAAACATAGACGGAAGCGTTTCAATCAACATGGGTGGCGCTGAAGTAGGACAGGGGTTAAGGACTGTGGTTAAACAGGTAACAGCAGAGGCATTGAAAATTCCTCCTGAAAAGGTAAGGGTATATACGGAGATAGATACCCAGTTTTCTCCATGGGAGTGGCAAACCATCGGTTCTATGTTCACCGTGCAGGGAGGAAGAGCTATAGTTAGAGCTGCTCAAAAGATAATAGAAAAGTTAAAGAAAAATGCATCCTATGCTTTGAAATGCGATGTTGATATGCTTGATTATGATGGAGAGTATGTCTTTCTCAAATCTGATCCAAGTGTAAGAATCGCTGTGAAAGACCTTGCAAGAGGATACATGCATGAGAATGGAATGACAGTGGGAGAGGTTATACAGGCAACATCAGATGCAAGACTTCCACGCTACTCCCTTCCAGACCCAGAAACAGGACAGGGAAACATGGGAGTTTCATATACATTTGGCGCTCAAGGATGTGAAATAAGAATTGATAAGAAAACAGGAAAGATAATTGTAGACCATTTTGCATCAGCCTTTGATGTGGGGAAGGTTATAAATCCTGTTCAGATAAGGGGTCAGGTAGTTGGAGGAGTGATGATGGGAATTGGTGCAACACTTTATGAAGAATTAAAATTTGACAAAGATGGAAGGCTCATAAATCCTCATTTTAAAACCTACAGATTCCCAACAATAGAGGATATGCCAAAGAAACAAACTGTTGAATTTGTGGAAGTACCTGGTGAGATAGGTCCATTTGGTGCAAGAGGAATAGGTGAGCATCCTGTTATAGGAGTTGCACCAGCAATACTTAATGCAATATATGACGCAATAGGAGTTGATTTTTACAGAATACCAGTAACACCG includes the following:
- a CDS encoding carbon starvation protein A; this translates as IATASILFIIVAIIEGLIMYRTKMNFTAASIIGVILLILAIVIGFKYPFIVIQSKKAWFVIQFVYIIIAASLPVWVLLQPRDYLNAYILWFGLIIGAIAALVAFKGFTWPAVTVFSPNLISGQPSPFWPTVPLIIACGALSGFHSIVASGTSSKQLDNELSGLLVGYGGMFTEGFLSTIVVLSIAAFGMSVLKEAGADMSKLATPALVGKYGSGQIGATVGKVGLFTHSYGKLVESIGIPYKIGVTFAGLWVSAFVLTTLDTSNRLARFAWGEIWEPVKKASEGFYKFIANKWVGSIIAAGLGLLLVWGGTLGSLWPGFAGANQLLASIAMITAAVWVRNVQKAKKAWQYAVLIPAVFLWITVTVALIWYLFVAVPAIKAATTKYPVAIFTIIMIILNFILVGDFIGAFKRGPKPETEVK
- a CDS encoding ArsA family ATPase, producing MKTYFFLGKGGVGKTTLAASFGIGSSLEDKNVLVVSLDPAHNLGDAFNFTLSNKIKKISDNLSAVEVDIEKMIKEYLNELAYKMKNTYRYLTTLNLDRYFDILRHSPGIEEYAVLEAIKRFIKLKEFDTIVFDTPPTGITIRVFAMPKLSLLWTDRLIKMRRKILDRRRMIENVKGKFEAQIEDETVVLTSDEKEDNIMQELIRYRSEMEDLRNFFSSDNTTVNVVTMPEELALFETKRISESLSEFKIKLRTIFLNKVIRCKEAPEGIKGKIEEQEEVLKKMREEFKGVEIKEIPLLEHSPRGIEELKELYNNYLR
- a CDS encoding xanthine dehydrogenase family protein molybdopterin-binding subunit, with product MTGKAIFLDDIKLPGMLYAAILTPPYAHAKILSIDTSEAEKSPGVVKVVTGKGCKVVYGDCIRDRYPMAVDKVRYIGEPVAAVIAENPYYAKQAVKKIKVEYEKLPVYTDALEAMKEDAVLIHEKNGEYWHLPSYKPIPKTNIAMHYELKKGDIEKGFKEADVVVEGEFIYPFGSSAAIEPHGTIAWFKEDGTIEIWSSSICPFIIREDIARTYGIPVGDVRVHTPEIGGCFGYKSDVIIEQTVAYIASFVPGRPVKWVASRKEDFTSTVIGHGMRIRMKIGAKKDGKLVAIKSTVYHSTGAYADTGVNIAQAAAHSSTGPYEIPNCHLEAYSVYTNTPPVGAYRGYGYQYSHFALERLMNILARKLNMDEFELREKNYLSEGKETALGEKIWKTNGDVKKCADLVKRAITSTPKPKEDERYYYGRGFAAVVKGPKGAANSSKGCYMKLNIDGSVSINMGGAEVGQGLRTVVKQVTAEALKIPPEKVRVYTEIDTQFSPWEWQTIGSMFTVQGGRAIVRAAQKIIEKLKKNASYALKCDVDMLDYDGEYVFLKSDPSVRIAVKDLARGYMHENGMTVGEVIQATSDARLPRYSLPDPETGQGNMGVSYTFGAQGCEIRIDKKTGKIIVDHFASAFDVGKVINPVQIRGQVVGGVMMGIGATLYEELKFDKDGRLINPHFKTYRFPTIEDMPKKQTVEFVEVPGEIGPFGARGIGEHPVIGVAPAILNAIYDAIGVDFYRIPVTPEMIKKAIEEKEKKEKEPLEVK